The following coding sequences lie in one Seriola aureovittata isolate HTS-2021-v1 ecotype China chromosome 5, ASM2101889v1, whole genome shotgun sequence genomic window:
- the git2a gene encoding ARF GTPase-activating protein GIT2a isoform X6, whose amino-acid sequence MSKRLRNTEVCADCSVPEPRWASVNRGVLICDECCSVHRSLGRHSSQVRHLTHTPWPPTQLQMVQTLYSNGANSIWEHSLLDPASVMSGKRKANPQDKLHPNKSEFIRAKYQMLAFVHRMPCREDDSSTAKDLSKQLHSSVRTGNLETCLRLLSLGAQANFFHPEKGNTPLHVAAKAGQVSQAELLTVYGADPGAPDSNGKTPTDYAREAGHHDLADRLVEIQYELTDRLAFYLCGRKPDHKNGQHFIVPQMADSSLDLSELAKAAKKKLQSLSNHLFEDLAMDVYDEVDRRETDAVWLATQNHSTLVTETTVVPFLPVNPEYSSTRNQGRQKLARFNAHEFATLVIDILSDAKRRQQGNSIASPKDNVELILKSVTVRHCSDSQDNDQPDYDSVASDEDTDQELPSSKGDRTKSLDSDLSDSPITMQEYLEVKNALSASEAKIQQLMKANNNLSDELRLMQKKASKLEKQSSMPESDYDNTFYESEMDDSGLCRRGRLRSSGWLGEGSSIPELDDLEMESDPTLPSTEDVIRKTEQITKNIQELLRAAQENKHDSFIPCSERIHVAVTEMAALFPKRPRSETVRGSLRLLTSSAYRLQSECRKAVPSEGCPGPDMQLVTQQVIQCAYDIAKAAKQLVTITTKENTN is encoded by the exons ATGTCTAAACGCCTGCGAAATACTGAGGTGTGCGCTGATTGCAGTGTTCCAG AACCTCGCTGGGCCTCTGTGAACAGGGGTGTGTTAATTTGCGATGAGTGCTGCAGTGTTCATCGAAGTCTGGGAAGACATAGCTCCCAAGTCCGCCACCTGACGCACACGCCATGGCCTCCTACACAGCTACAG ATGGTTCAGACCTTATATAGCAATGGTGCAAATTCAATATGGGAGCACTCCCTTCTGGACCCTGCATCTGTGATGAGTGGAAAACGCAAGGCCAACCCTCAGGACAAACTGCA TCCAAACAAATCAGAGTTTATAAGAGCCAAATATCAAATGCTGGCATTTGTCCATCGCATGCCTTGTCGGGAGGATGACAGCTCAACAGCCAAGGATTTAAGCAAG caaCTTCACTCTAGTGTACGCACCGGGAATCTTGAGACGTGTTTGAGGTTGCTATCCCTGGGAGCACAAGCTAATTTTTTTCACCCT gaaaaaggaaacactCCCTTGCATGTAGCTGCAAAGGCAGGGCAGGTATCTCAGGCTGAGCTGTTAACTGTTTATGGGGCAGATCCTGGGGCCCCTGACAGCAATGGCAAAACTCCCACTGACTATGCAAG GGAAGCTGGCCACCATGACCTGGCAGATAGACTGGTGGAGATTCAGTATGAGCTAACTGATCGACTGGCGTTCTACCTGTGTGGGAGGAAACCAG ATCATAAAAACGGCCAGCACTTCATTGTTCCACAAATGGCCGACAG CAGTTTAGATTTATCAGAACTGGCCAAAGCAGCAAAGAAGAAACTACAGTCT CTCAGTAATCATTTATTCGAGGACTTGGCCATGGATGTGTACGATGAGGTCGACAGACGAGAGACCGATGCAG TGTGGTTGGCCACGCAGAATCACAGCACCCTGGTGACAGAGACAACGGTGGTGCCTTTCCTCCCTGTGAATCCAGAGTATTCATCAACACGAAACCAG ggTCGACAGAAGCTTGCAAGATTTAACGCACATGAATTTGCCACTCTTGTGATTGACATACTAAGTGATGCTAAGCGGAGACAACAAGGGAATTCAATAGCCAGTCCCAAAG ACAATGTTGAACTCATCCTGAAGAGTGTGACTGTCAGGCATTGTAGTGATAGCCAGGACAACGACCAGCCTGACTATGATAGTGTTGCTTCTGATGAGGATACAGATCAAGAGCTCCCCTCGAGCAAAGGAGATAGGACCAAG AGTCTGGACTCTGACCTCTCAGATAGCCCGATTACTATGCAAGAATACTTGGAGGTGAAAAATGCGCTCTCTGCCTCTGAAGCCAAGATCCAGCAGCTCATGAAAGCCAACAACAACCTGAGTGATGAGCTGAGGCTCATGCAGAAAAAG GCCTCAAAGTTAGAGAAGCAAAGCAGCATGCCAGAAAGTGACTATGACAACACGTTCTATGAGTCTGAGATGGATGATTCAGG TTTGTGCAggagagggaggctgaggagCAGTGGCTGGCTAGGTGAGGGCAGCTCCATCCCTGAACTGGATGATCTGGAGATGGAGTCAGACCCCACACTTCCCAGCACAGAGGACGTCATCCGCAAAACCGAGCAGATCACCAAAAATATCCAAGAGCTGCTGCGAGCTGCTCAGGAGAACAAACATGACAG CTTCATACCCTGCTCAGAAAGAATACACGTGGCTGTAACAGAAATGGCTGCTCTTTTTCCCAAG AGGCCACGCTCAGAGACTGTTAGAGGCTCTCTGCGCTTGTTGACCTCCAGCGCATACCGGCTTCAGAGCGAGTGCAGGAAGGCGGTGCCTTCAGAGGGCTGCCCAGGACCGGACATGCAGCTGGTCACTCAGCAGGTCATCCAATGTGCTTATGATATTGCCAAGGCCGCCAAGCAGCTTGTCACCATCACCACAAAGGAGAATACCAACTAA
- the git2a gene encoding ARF GTPase-activating protein GIT2a isoform X5, which translates to MSKRLRNTEVCADCSVPEPRWASVNRGVLICDECCSVHRSLGRHSSQVRHLTHTPWPPTQLQMVQTLYSNGANSIWEHSLLDPASVMSGKRKANPQDKLHPNKSEFIRAKYQMLAFVHRMPCREDDSSTAKDLSKQLHSSVRTGNLETCLRLLSLGAQANFFHPEKGNTPLHVAAKAGQVSQAELLTVYGADPGAPDSNGKTPTDYAREAGHHDLADRLVEIQYELTDRLAFYLCGRKPDHKNGQHFIVPQMADSSLDLSELAKAAKKKLQSLSNHLFEDLAMDVYDEVDRRETDAVWLATQNHSTLVTETTVVPFLPVNPEYSSTRNQGRQKLARFNAHEFATLVIDILSDAKRRQQGNSIASPKDNVELILKSVTVRHCSDSQDNDQPDYDSVASDEDTDQELPSSKGDRTKSLDSDLSDSPITMQEYLEVKNALSASEAKIQQLMKANNNLSDELRLMQKKTERGAFVTTSSSLPSFPSTLSWSKDESAQKASKLEKQSSMPESDYDNTFYESEMDDSGLCRRGRLRSSGWLGEGSSIPELDDLEMESDPTLPSTEDVIRKTEQITKNIQELLRAAQENKHDSFIPCSERIHVAVTEMAALFPKRPRSETVRGSLRLLTSSAYRLQSECRKAVPSEGCPGPDMQLVTQQVIQCAYDIAKAAKQLVTITTKENTN; encoded by the exons ATGTCTAAACGCCTGCGAAATACTGAGGTGTGCGCTGATTGCAGTGTTCCAG AACCTCGCTGGGCCTCTGTGAACAGGGGTGTGTTAATTTGCGATGAGTGCTGCAGTGTTCATCGAAGTCTGGGAAGACATAGCTCCCAAGTCCGCCACCTGACGCACACGCCATGGCCTCCTACACAGCTACAG ATGGTTCAGACCTTATATAGCAATGGTGCAAATTCAATATGGGAGCACTCCCTTCTGGACCCTGCATCTGTGATGAGTGGAAAACGCAAGGCCAACCCTCAGGACAAACTGCA TCCAAACAAATCAGAGTTTATAAGAGCCAAATATCAAATGCTGGCATTTGTCCATCGCATGCCTTGTCGGGAGGATGACAGCTCAACAGCCAAGGATTTAAGCAAG caaCTTCACTCTAGTGTACGCACCGGGAATCTTGAGACGTGTTTGAGGTTGCTATCCCTGGGAGCACAAGCTAATTTTTTTCACCCT gaaaaaggaaacactCCCTTGCATGTAGCTGCAAAGGCAGGGCAGGTATCTCAGGCTGAGCTGTTAACTGTTTATGGGGCAGATCCTGGGGCCCCTGACAGCAATGGCAAAACTCCCACTGACTATGCAAG GGAAGCTGGCCACCATGACCTGGCAGATAGACTGGTGGAGATTCAGTATGAGCTAACTGATCGACTGGCGTTCTACCTGTGTGGGAGGAAACCAG ATCATAAAAACGGCCAGCACTTCATTGTTCCACAAATGGCCGACAG CAGTTTAGATTTATCAGAACTGGCCAAAGCAGCAAAGAAGAAACTACAGTCT CTCAGTAATCATTTATTCGAGGACTTGGCCATGGATGTGTACGATGAGGTCGACAGACGAGAGACCGATGCAG TGTGGTTGGCCACGCAGAATCACAGCACCCTGGTGACAGAGACAACGGTGGTGCCTTTCCTCCCTGTGAATCCAGAGTATTCATCAACACGAAACCAG ggTCGACAGAAGCTTGCAAGATTTAACGCACATGAATTTGCCACTCTTGTGATTGACATACTAAGTGATGCTAAGCGGAGACAACAAGGGAATTCAATAGCCAGTCCCAAAG ACAATGTTGAACTCATCCTGAAGAGTGTGACTGTCAGGCATTGTAGTGATAGCCAGGACAACGACCAGCCTGACTATGATAGTGTTGCTTCTGATGAGGATACAGATCAAGAGCTCCCCTCGAGCAAAGGAGATAGGACCAAG AGTCTGGACTCTGACCTCTCAGATAGCCCGATTACTATGCAAGAATACTTGGAGGTGAAAAATGCGCTCTCTGCCTCTGAAGCCAAGATCCAGCAGCTCATGAAAGCCAACAACAACCTGAGTGATGAGCTGAGGCTCATGCAGAAAAAG ACGGAAAGGGGCGCTTTTGTGACCACCTCTTCATCCCTCCCCTCATTTCCATCCACCCTGTCTTGGTCGAAGGACGAAAGTGCTCAAAAG GCCTCAAAGTTAGAGAAGCAAAGCAGCATGCCAGAAAGTGACTATGACAACACGTTCTATGAGTCTGAGATGGATGATTCAGG TTTGTGCAggagagggaggctgaggagCAGTGGCTGGCTAGGTGAGGGCAGCTCCATCCCTGAACTGGATGATCTGGAGATGGAGTCAGACCCCACACTTCCCAGCACAGAGGACGTCATCCGCAAAACCGAGCAGATCACCAAAAATATCCAAGAGCTGCTGCGAGCTGCTCAGGAGAACAAACATGACAG CTTCATACCCTGCTCAGAAAGAATACACGTGGCTGTAACAGAAATGGCTGCTCTTTTTCCCAAG AGGCCACGCTCAGAGACTGTTAGAGGCTCTCTGCGCTTGTTGACCTCCAGCGCATACCGGCTTCAGAGCGAGTGCAGGAAGGCGGTGCCTTCAGAGGGCTGCCCAGGACCGGACATGCAGCTGGTCACTCAGCAGGTCATCCAATGTGCTTATGATATTGCCAAGGCCGCCAAGCAGCTTGTCACCATCACCACAAAGGAGAATACCAACTAA
- the git2a gene encoding ARF GTPase-activating protein GIT2a isoform X3 — translation MSKRLRNTEVCADCSVPEPRWASVNRGVLICDECCSVHRSLGRHSSQVRHLTHTPWPPTQLQMVQTLYSNGANSIWEHSLLDPASVMSGKRKANPQDKLHPNKSEFIRAKYQMLAFVHRMPCREDDSSTAKDLSKQLHSSVRTGNLETCLRLLSLGAQANFFHPEKGNTPLHVAAKAGQVSQAELLTVYGADPGAPDSNGKTPTDYAREAGHHDLADRLVEIQYELTDRLAFYLCGRKPDHKNGQHFIVPQMADSSLDLSELAKAAKKKLQSLSNHLFEDLAMDVYDEVDRRETDAVWLATQNHSTLVTETTVVPFLPVNPEYSSTRNQGRQKLARFNAHEFATLVIDILSDAKRRQQGNSIASPKDNVELILKSVTVRHCSDSQDNDQPDYDSVASDEDTDQELPSSKGDRTKSLDSDLSDSPITMQEYLEVKNALSASEAKIQQLMKANNNLSDELRLMQKKLQSLQSENTSLRRQVTTNIYQIPSGSDYPDPSSPSALKRRQSARASRPMSMYETGSGLKPYLPKGETPYPEEGIPTLQPFPPHTERGAFVTTSSSLPSFPSTLSWSKDESAQKASKLEKQSSMPESDYDNTFYESEMDDSGLCRRGRLRSSGWLGEGSSIPELDDLEMESDPTLPSTEDVIRKTEQITKNIQELLRAAQENKHDRPCEREGVRRLRHSLGCFSTLVPWAEKAPPPLQPLSLRSPDPTSWYSGFCPCLPGTVSFSSPSNSFSFMLFLLSPANKLSLFL, via the exons ATGTCTAAACGCCTGCGAAATACTGAGGTGTGCGCTGATTGCAGTGTTCCAG AACCTCGCTGGGCCTCTGTGAACAGGGGTGTGTTAATTTGCGATGAGTGCTGCAGTGTTCATCGAAGTCTGGGAAGACATAGCTCCCAAGTCCGCCACCTGACGCACACGCCATGGCCTCCTACACAGCTACAG ATGGTTCAGACCTTATATAGCAATGGTGCAAATTCAATATGGGAGCACTCCCTTCTGGACCCTGCATCTGTGATGAGTGGAAAACGCAAGGCCAACCCTCAGGACAAACTGCA TCCAAACAAATCAGAGTTTATAAGAGCCAAATATCAAATGCTGGCATTTGTCCATCGCATGCCTTGTCGGGAGGATGACAGCTCAACAGCCAAGGATTTAAGCAAG caaCTTCACTCTAGTGTACGCACCGGGAATCTTGAGACGTGTTTGAGGTTGCTATCCCTGGGAGCACAAGCTAATTTTTTTCACCCT gaaaaaggaaacactCCCTTGCATGTAGCTGCAAAGGCAGGGCAGGTATCTCAGGCTGAGCTGTTAACTGTTTATGGGGCAGATCCTGGGGCCCCTGACAGCAATGGCAAAACTCCCACTGACTATGCAAG GGAAGCTGGCCACCATGACCTGGCAGATAGACTGGTGGAGATTCAGTATGAGCTAACTGATCGACTGGCGTTCTACCTGTGTGGGAGGAAACCAG ATCATAAAAACGGCCAGCACTTCATTGTTCCACAAATGGCCGACAG CAGTTTAGATTTATCAGAACTGGCCAAAGCAGCAAAGAAGAAACTACAGTCT CTCAGTAATCATTTATTCGAGGACTTGGCCATGGATGTGTACGATGAGGTCGACAGACGAGAGACCGATGCAG TGTGGTTGGCCACGCAGAATCACAGCACCCTGGTGACAGAGACAACGGTGGTGCCTTTCCTCCCTGTGAATCCAGAGTATTCATCAACACGAAACCAG ggTCGACAGAAGCTTGCAAGATTTAACGCACATGAATTTGCCACTCTTGTGATTGACATACTAAGTGATGCTAAGCGGAGACAACAAGGGAATTCAATAGCCAGTCCCAAAG ACAATGTTGAACTCATCCTGAAGAGTGTGACTGTCAGGCATTGTAGTGATAGCCAGGACAACGACCAGCCTGACTATGATAGTGTTGCTTCTGATGAGGATACAGATCAAGAGCTCCCCTCGAGCAAAGGAGATAGGACCAAG AGTCTGGACTCTGACCTCTCAGATAGCCCGATTACTATGCAAGAATACTTGGAGGTGAAAAATGCGCTCTCTGCCTCTGAAGCCAAGATCCAGCAGCTCATGAAAGCCAACAACAACCTGAGTGATGAGCTGAGGCTCATGCAGAAAAAG CTGCAATCTCTGCAAAGCGAGAACACCTCTCTAAGGCGGCAGGTCACAACCAATATCTATCAGATCCCCAGCGGTTCAGACTACCCTGACCCCTCCAGTCCCTCAGCCCTGAAACGCCGGCAGTCTGCGCGGGCCAGTCGGCCCATGTCTATGTATGAGACCGGCTCAGGCCTGAAGCCTTATCTCCCTAAAGGGGAAACTCCCTACCCAGAGGAGGGTATCCCCACCCTGCAACCCTTCCCACCTCAT ACGGAAAGGGGCGCTTTTGTGACCACCTCTTCATCCCTCCCCTCATTTCCATCCACCCTGTCTTGGTCGAAGGACGAAAGTGCTCAAAAG GCCTCAAAGTTAGAGAAGCAAAGCAGCATGCCAGAAAGTGACTATGACAACACGTTCTATGAGTCTGAGATGGATGATTCAGG TTTGTGCAggagagggaggctgaggagCAGTGGCTGGCTAGGTGAGGGCAGCTCCATCCCTGAACTGGATGATCTGGAGATGGAGTCAGACCCCACACTTCCCAGCACAGAGGACGTCATCCGCAAAACCGAGCAGATCACCAAAAATATCCAAGAGCTGCTGCGAGCTGCTCAGGAGAACAAACATGACAG ACCATGTGAGCGTGAAGGTGTGCGTCGGCTCAGGCACAGCCTGGGATGTTTCAGCACTCTGGTACCCTGGGCTGAGAAggccccccctccccttcagCCGCTAAGCCTCCGGTCCCCTGACCCCACCTCCTGGTACTCTGGCTTCTGTCCCTGCCTCCCAGGCAcagtttcattttcctctccctcaaacagtttcagcttcatgctttttcttctctcacctgCTAACaagctttctctttttctttga